A region from the Planctomycetota bacterium genome encodes:
- the rpsE gene encoding 30S ribosomal protein S5: MPDETPDTAPKTAEGADAAADAPKTDAAPAGDAAPATATPESVLSTPTIEPAAKVGPVVPGGPRTGGQGGQGGGQGGGGRGRGGQSGGPQRGGNRGERRRDIDDEGVESSVIRIYRCSKVVKGGRTFSFAALVVAGDRTGRIGIGYGKANEVPSAVEKASKEARKSLFKFPMQGTTIPHVAIGKSGASTVKLIPALPGTGVTAGKTVRPVLELAGLSDVLTKAYGSTSPKNLLKATIDALRKLQSRGDVEKRRGVDLEQGAGELQTVAA; the protein is encoded by the coding sequence ATGCCTGACGAAACCCCTGACACTGCTCCCAAGACTGCCGAAGGCGCCGACGCGGCTGCCGACGCCCCCAAGACCGATGCGGCTCCGGCCGGTGATGCGGCTCCGGCGACGGCAACGCCCGAGTCGGTCTTGTCGACCCCGACGATCGAACCGGCCGCGAAGGTCGGCCCCGTCGTCCCCGGCGGCCCACGCACGGGTGGCCAAGGCGGACAAGGCGGCGGCCAGGGTGGTGGTGGCCGTGGTCGCGGTGGTCAGTCCGGCGGTCCGCAGCGTGGCGGCAACCGCGGCGAGCGTCGTCGCGACATCGACGACGAAGGCGTCGAGTCGAGCGTGATCCGAATCTACCGCTGCAGCAAGGTCGTCAAGGGCGGCCGAACGTTCAGCTTCGCAGCTCTGGTCGTCGCTGGTGACCGAACCGGTCGCATCGGCATCGGCTACGGCAAGGCCAACGAGGTCCCTTCGGCCGTCGAGAAGGCGTCCAAGGAAGCCCGCAAGAGCCTCTTCAAGTTCCCGATGCAGGGCACGACGATCCCGCACGTCGCCATCGGCAAGAGCGGCGCGTCGACCGTCAAGCTCATCCCGGCCCTTCCCGGCACCGGCGTCACCGCCGGCAAGACGGTTCGCCCCGTCCTCGAACTCGCCGGCCTGAGCGACGTGCTGACCAAGGCCTACGGCTCGACGAGCCCCAAGAACCTGCTCAAGGCCACGATCGACGCCCTCCGCAAGCTCCAGAGTCGCGGCGACGTCGAAAAGCGTCGCGGCGTCGACCTGGAACAGGGCGCGGGCGAGCTGCAGACCGTCGCCGCCTGA
- the rplR gene encoding 50S ribosomal protein L18 — MADKNKLKAKRLQRRKYSIRHKIVGTSERPRLSVFPSGKHIYAQVIDDMAGRTLASAGTLGKSSVVSDGSTCNVDAAKAVGKAVAEKAKAAGVTQIAFDRNGRRYHGRVKALADAAREEGLQF; from the coding sequence ATGGCAGACAAGAACAAGCTCAAGGCCAAGCGGCTCCAGCGTCGCAAGTACAGCATCCGCCACAAGATCGTCGGCACGTCTGAACGGCCGCGGCTGTCGGTCTTCCCGAGCGGCAAGCACATCTACGCCCAGGTCATCGATGACATGGCGGGCCGCACGTTGGCATCCGCCGGCACGCTCGGCAAGAGCTCGGTCGTTTCCGACGGCTCGACCTGCAACGTCGACGCCGCCAAGGCGGTCGGCAAAGCCGTCGCCGAGAAGGCCAAGGCAGCGGGCGTGACGCAGATCGCATTCGACCGCAACGGCCGCCGCTACCACGGCCGCGTCAAGGCTCTGGCCGACGCCGCCCGTGAAGAAGGTCTCCAGTTCTGA
- a CDS encoding 50S ribosomal protein L15, whose translation MSNPNLLHDILKAAGKHKRKQRVGRGEASKGKTAGLGHKGAGSRGGKPKRLGFE comes from the coding sequence ATGAGCAATCCGAATCTTCTTCACGACATCCTCAAGGCCGCCGGCAAGCACAAGCGCAAGCAGCGTGTCGGCCGCGGTGAGGCTTCCAAAGGCAAGACCGCCGGCCTCGGCCACAAGGGTGCCGGCTCACGCGGCGGCAAGCCCAAGCGCCTCGGCTTCGAG